In the Mycosarcoma maydis chromosome 6, whole genome shotgun sequence genome, one interval contains:
- a CDS encoding putative galactose oxidase precursor, which translates to MVKPFFAHLSLGSWLLLASLSNHASVVNAQDITGGCPTAASTYTTSNNVAFSVCPQTDYHVDNLQSVAQPDRNACIEWCSNTPGCIYGVWDPAVRMCNSKGSPYTPTWQQNRNYDSFVMTDAGLKAPATLVKNGQWSSVIPLNVNPVAVYLVPQYPRVTKFLAFSSWSPVTFGGAPQYQTAFVSYDISSNSQSAFTVANTMHDMFCPGMNALSDGRLLIDGGNTDSAVTIYDPFTNTFSRGANMTMGRGYQTSVTLSDGRSFTIGGSYTGGTGGQNGVPLKDGEVYDASTNRWTALPDAKVQPMLTTYDNAGAWRTDNHAWLFAWSGGSVLQAGPSKQMNWYRTSGTGSVTSAGIRNSNNDQMCAVNVMYDNGKIFAAGGSQSYSDSDGLKVAHRITINGVNRAPSVQQLPNMNYARAYANTVVLPNGQVFIAGGQTWAKGFSDRNSVLQAEIWDPKTNAFTLVAASSVPRNYHSTTLLMPDGRVMSGGGGLCYVNGGCDDANHADMQFYTPPYLFDSNGNAAARPRVTTLRSSQQNGSKIRVAPGGTLTVTLDSVSALTHVLVRLGSSTHSIDSDQRRIPLTVVRTSGSTVTLRVPSDNGIVPPGFWYYFAVAPSGSHSMGLTVNVLKA; encoded by the coding sequence ATGGTCAAGCCTTTCTTCGCGCACCTGTCCCTAGGCAGTTGGCTGTTGCTTGCATCGCTTTCCAACCATGCCAGTGTTGTCAACGCTCAGGACATCACCGGCGGCTGCCCTACCGCCGCATCCACATACACGACCAGCAACAACGTCGCCTTCAGCGTCTGTCCGCAGACCGACTACCATGTCGACAATCTGCAAAGTGTAGCTCAACCCGACCGCAACGCGTGCATCGAATGGTGCAGCAACACGCCCGGATGCATTTACGGTGTTTGGGACCCGGCGGTTAGGATGTGCAACTCAAAGGGATCGCCGTACACACCTACCTGGCAACAGAACCGCAATTACGACTCGTTTGTCATGACCGATGCTGGTCTCAAGGCGCCAGCTACACTCGTCAAAAATGGACAGTGGAGCAGCGTCATTCCACTCAACGTCAACCCGGTTGCTGTCTACTTGGTTCCGCAGTACCCGCGTGTGACCAAGTTCCTCGCCTTTTCCTCGTGGAGTCCCGTGACCTTTGGAGGTGCGCCGCAGTACCAGACAGCTTTTGTCAGCTACGACATCTCGTCCAACAGTCAAAGTGCATTCACTGTAGCCAACACGATGCACGACATGTTCTGTCCTGGTATGAACGCGCTCTCGGATGGAAGGCTGCTCATCGACGGTGGTAACACGGACTCAGCCGTCACCATCTACGACCCCTTTACCAACACCTTTAGCCGTGGCGCCAACATGACAATGGGTCGTGGCTACCAGACCTCGGTCACGCTGTCCGACGGACGCAGCTTCACCATCGGCGGTTCGTACACCGGCGGAACCGGTGGCCAAAACGGTGTGCCTTTGAAGGACGGAGAGGTGTACGATGCCTCGACCAACCGATGGACCGCTTTGCCTGATGCAAAAGTGCAACCAATGCTGACCACGTACGATAATGCAGGTGCTTGGCGTACCGACAACCACGCTTGGCTGTTTGCTTGGAGCGGCGGATCGGTGCTGCAGGCAGGACCCAGCAAGCAGATGAACTGGTACCGAACTTCGGGCACCGGAAGCGTGACGTCCGCTGGAATacgcaacagcaacaacgaCCAGATGTGCGCGGTCAACGTCATGTACGACAATGGCAAGATCTTTGCCGCCGGCGGTTCGCAGAGCTACAGCGACTCGGACGGCTTGAAGGTTGCCCACCGAATCACGATCAACGGCGTCAACCGTGCGCCGagcgtgcagcagctcccCAACATGAACTACGCACGCGCGTACGCCAATACTGTAGTGCTACCCAACGGCCAGGTCTTTATCGCAGGCGGTCAGACTTGGGCCAAAGGCTTCAGCGATCGCAACAGCGTGTTGCAGGCCGAGATCTGGGATCCCAAGACCAACGCCTTCACCCTCGTAGCAGCGTCTTCGGTGCCGCGCAACTACCACTCGACGACGCTCCTGATGCCTGATGGACGTGTAATGAGCGGTGGCGGGGGTCTCTGTTACGTCAACGGTGGCTGCGACGATGCCAACCACGCCGACATGCAGTTCTACACACCGCCCTACCTGTTTGACTCCAACGGAaacgctgcagctcgtcctAGGGTGACCACACTTCGATCAAGCCAGCAAAACGGCAGTAAGATCCGAGTGGCCCCCGGTGGAACACTCACGGTGACGTTGGACAGTGTCTCGGCACTCACCCACGTCCTGGTCCGCTTGGGCTCGTCGACGCACTCGATCGATTCTGATCAACGTCGTATTCCGCTGACCGTGGTGAGGACGTCGGGAAGCACCGTGACGTTGCGCGTTCCGAGCGACAACGGAATCGTTCCCCCCGGGTTTTGGTACTACTTTGCTGTCGCCCCGAGTGGATCGCACAGCATGGGCCTGACCGTCAACGTTCTCAAAGCCTGA